In [Mycobacterium] stephanolepidis, the genomic window AGTCGCCGGCAATCTCGCCCTCGGCAACCAGACGTTCCTCGAGGTCTACCGTGCGCGTCTCACCCTCAGGTGCGGCCTCGACCTCGGCTGTGGTCTCTTCGGCTTGAGTGTCCAGATCGGTCATCGTTCTTCTCCCTCTGTCACGCCCGTGCAGAATCGCGGGCGGTTAGCGCTTGCGGCGACGATCGGGCCGAGCACCCGGCTTCGGGGTGCGGCTCGTCGTACCTGATCCATTGGTGGAGTCCGGGGAAGCCTGTCCCCCGGTGTCCTCGTCCGTACCAGCTGACTCCACTATCTCGGTGCTGTCGGACTCGTCTGCTTGTTTCGCCGGCTGGTTCTTTCCGCCGCGCGTCGGCTTGGCACCCGGCTTCGGGGCATTGGCTGCCCGCCGCTCCAGATCCGCCTGCTTCTTCTCTTCTTCTTCCTTGGCGATGTGGTTGAAGACGTAGTGCTGCTGACCGAAAGTCCAAATGTTGTTGGACACCCAGTACAGGATGATTGCGATCGGCAGGAACGGACCACCCACGACCACACCGAGCGGGAACACGTACAGCGCCAGTCGGTTCATGATCTGGGTCTGCGGGTTGGCTTGGGCCTCGGGGCTCTGTCGCGCAATGGAGGCGCGGCTGTTGAAGTAGGTCGCGACGCCAGCGATGACCATCAACGGTATCGAGACACCCGCGACAGCCCATCTATTGAATTCGGTGAATGCGTCAAGACCCGTCGTCTGAATCATCGTGGCGCCCAGCGGTGCGCCGAACAGGTTCGCGTCCAGGAAGTTGGCCACGTCGCCCGCGCTGAAAATGTAGTTGCCCGTGGCGCGGTTCGCCTCCACCGACATGTGCACCTGGCCGAAGCCACCGGTGGTTCTGTTGAACGAACGCAAGACATGGAACAGACCCAGGAACACCGGGATCTGCGCCAGCATCGGCAAGCAGCCCAGGATCGGATTGAAACCATGCTCGCGCTGTAGCTTCTGCATCTCCAGCGCCATGCGCTGGCGGTCGTTCTTGTACTTCTTCTGCAGGGCCTTGATCTGTGGCTGCAGTTCCTGCATCTGCCGGGTGGTCCGGATCTGCCGCACGAAAGGCTTGTACAGGATCGCGCGGAGGGTGAAAACGAGGAACATCACCGACAGCCCCCATGCGAAGAAGTTCTTGGGACCCAGCAGGTACGCGAACAGCTTGTACCAAACCCACATGATCGCCGAGACGGGGTAGTAGATGAACCCGAGACTGAACCAATCAAACATCCGCTGTACTCCTCCGCACGCTCACGTGCTCTACGTCTTCGTGCTTCGTATGGCGTTCAGGAATCGGATCCCATCCACCGTGGTGCCAGGGCCCACACTTCAGTAGACGGATCGTGGCCAACCAGCCGCCGCGGACCAGTCCGTGCACACTCAATGCCTCCACCGCATACTGGCTACAGGTCGGCATAAACCGGCAACTGGGCAGTCGCATCGGCGAGACCCAGGTTTGATACAGGCGAATCAGGAAGATCACCGCGCGTGCGGGGCGGCTTTTCATGGCTGCCGCTCTGGTGTGGGTTCCAACCGGCGCACCGATCGATTGACCCCATCTCGCAATTGCTGACGCAGACTCGCCGAGAGTGCGGTGCTGCTACTGGGCAGCGCTCTGATCACCATGCGGTCCACGGGTTCAAGTGTGGGGAGCACCTCTGCGGCAACATGCCGGAGCCGACGAGACACTCGGTGGCGCACTACCGCGCCGCCAACCGATTTACCGACGATCAAACCGACCTTGGGGCCCTCAACGTCAGCTGCAGTGGAGCCCACGCAGCCGCGTTGCAGATGAATCACCAAGTCCGCGTGGGCAGTTCGCACTCCACGCTTGACGGTCTGCCGGAATTCGGATGATTTGGTCATCCGGTGTCGAGTCGGTAACACCGA contains:
- the rnpA gene encoding ribonuclease P protein component, producing the protein MLPTRHRMTKSSEFRQTVKRGVRTAHADLVIHLQRGCVGSTAADVEGPKVGLIVGKSVGGAVVRHRVSRRLRHVAAEVLPTLEPVDRMVIRALPSSSTALSASLRQQLRDGVNRSVRRLEPTPERQP
- the yidD gene encoding membrane protein insertion efficiency factor YidD, whose protein sequence is MKSRPARAVIFLIRLYQTWVSPMRLPSCRFMPTCSQYAVEALSVHGLVRGGWLATIRLLKCGPWHHGGWDPIPERHTKHEDVEHVSVRRSTADV
- the yidC gene encoding membrane protein insertase YidC; its protein translation is MFDWFSLGFIYYPVSAIMWVWYKLFAYLLGPKNFFAWGLSVMFLVFTLRAILYKPFVRQIRTTRQMQELQPQIKALQKKYKNDRQRMALEMQKLQREHGFNPILGCLPMLAQIPVFLGLFHVLRSFNRTTGGFGQVHMSVEANRATGNYIFSAGDVANFLDANLFGAPLGATMIQTTGLDAFTEFNRWAVAGVSIPLMVIAGVATYFNSRASIARQSPEAQANPQTQIMNRLALYVFPLGVVVGGPFLPIAIILYWVSNNIWTFGQQHYVFNHIAKEEEEKKQADLERRAANAPKPGAKPTRGGKNQPAKQADESDSTEIVESAGTDEDTGGQASPDSTNGSGTTSRTPKPGARPDRRRKR